Proteins encoded together in one Streptomyces sp. NBC_01216 window:
- the aspS gene encoding aspartate--tRNA ligase, giving the protein MHRYRSHTCGELRASDVGTDVRLSGWLHNRRDLGGILFIDLRDHYGITQLVARPGTAAAETLDKLTKETVVRVDGRVVSRGADNVNPELPTGEVEIEAAGIEVLGASKQIPFTINADDGVNEERRLEYRFLDLRRERMHRNIMLRSAVIASIRSKMVALGFNEMATPILAATSPEGARDFVVPSRLNPGKFYALPQAPQQFKQLLMISGFDRYFQIAPCFRDEDARADRSPGEFYQLDVEMSFVEQEDVFQPIEKLMTEIFEEFGGGRHVTSPFPRIPFRESMLKYGNDKPDLRTDLELVDITDVFANSEFKAFAGKHVRALAVPDTGDQPRKFFDSLGDFAVSLGAKGLAWVRVGENNALTGPIAKFLTEENVKVLAERLGLEPGHAVFFGAGEFDEVSKIMGPVRVEAAKRAGRFDENVFRFAWIVDFPMYERDEETGKIDFSHNPFSMPQGGIEALETQDPLDVLGWQYDIVCNGIELSSGAIRNHEPEIMFKAFEIAGYSRETVEQEFAGMLRAFEYGAPPHGGIAPGVDRIVMLLADEPNIRETIAFPLNGNAQDLLMGAPTELDEARLRELNIQLRKPVAKEKPTDGRPVTDAVHPDAAR; this is encoded by the coding sequence ATGCATCGGTACAGGTCCCACACCTGCGGCGAGCTCCGCGCCTCTGACGTCGGCACCGACGTCCGGCTGAGCGGCTGGCTGCACAATCGGCGCGACCTGGGCGGCATCCTCTTCATCGATCTGCGCGACCACTACGGCATCACCCAGCTCGTCGCCCGGCCGGGCACCGCCGCCGCCGAGACGCTCGACAAGTTGACGAAGGAGACCGTCGTCCGGGTCGACGGCAGGGTCGTCTCGCGTGGCGCCGACAACGTCAACCCGGAGCTGCCGACCGGTGAGGTCGAGATCGAGGCCGCCGGGATCGAGGTGTTGGGCGCGTCGAAGCAGATCCCGTTCACCATCAACGCCGACGACGGCGTGAACGAGGAGCGGCGCCTGGAGTACCGCTTCCTCGACCTGCGCCGCGAGCGCATGCACCGCAACATCATGCTGCGCTCGGCCGTCATCGCCTCCATCCGCTCGAAGATGGTGGCGCTCGGCTTCAACGAGATGGCGACCCCGATCCTCGCCGCGACCTCTCCCGAGGGCGCCCGCGACTTCGTCGTCCCGTCCCGGCTCAACCCGGGCAAGTTCTATGCCCTGCCGCAGGCGCCGCAGCAGTTCAAGCAGCTGCTGATGATCTCCGGCTTCGACCGCTACTTCCAGATCGCGCCCTGCTTCCGCGACGAGGACGCCCGCGCGGACCGTTCGCCGGGCGAGTTCTACCAGCTCGACGTCGAGATGAGCTTCGTCGAGCAGGAGGACGTCTTCCAGCCGATCGAGAAGCTCATGACCGAGATCTTCGAGGAGTTCGGCGGCGGACGGCACGTCACGTCCCCCTTCCCGCGCATCCCGTTCCGCGAGTCGATGCTCAAGTACGGCAACGACAAGCCGGACCTGCGCACCGACCTGGAGCTCGTCGACATCACCGACGTCTTCGCGAACTCCGAGTTCAAGGCGTTCGCCGGGAAGCACGTGCGGGCACTGGCGGTGCCGGACACGGGTGACCAGCCGCGCAAGTTCTTCGACTCCCTGGGCGACTTCGCGGTCTCCCTCGGCGCCAAGGGCCTGGCCTGGGTCCGGGTGGGCGAGAACAACGCCCTCACCGGTCCGATCGCCAAGTTCCTCACCGAGGAGAACGTCAAGGTCCTCGCCGAGCGCCTCGGCCTGGAGCCGGGCCACGCGGTCTTCTTCGGCGCGGGCGAGTTCGACGAGGTCTCCAAGATCATGGGCCCGGTCCGGGTCGAGGCCGCCAAGCGGGCCGGCCGGTTCGACGAGAACGTCTTCCGCTTCGCCTGGATCGTCGACTTCCCGATGTACGAGCGGGACGAGGAGACCGGCAAGATCGACTTCTCCCACAACCCGTTCTCCATGCCGCAGGGCGGCATCGAGGCCCTGGAGACCCAGGACCCGCTGGACGTCCTCGGCTGGCAGTACGACATCGTCTGCAACGGCATCGAGCTGTCCTCGGGCGCCATCCGGAACCACGAGCCCGAGATCATGTTCAAGGCATTCGAGATCGCGGGCTACTCCCGCGAGACCGTCGAGCAGGAGTTCGCGGGCATGCTCCGCGCCTTCGAGTACGGCGCCCCGCCGCACGGCGGCATCGCCCCGGGCGTGGACCGCATCGTGATGCTCCTGGCCGACGAGCCGAACATCCGCGAGACGATCGCCTTCCCGCTCAACGGCAACGCCCAGGACCTGCTGATGGGCGCCCCGACGGAGCTGGACGAGGCCCGCCTGCGCGAGCTGAACATCCAGCTGCGCAAGCCGGTCGCGAAGGAGAAGCCGACCGACGGCCGTCCGGTCACGGACGCGGTCCACCCGGACGCGGCGCGGTAA
- a CDS encoding ATP-binding protein: MNHQMTSRLAPSAPHFTVLLSATPRGARLARLLAAEWLRARELPYRVTESAAHVVAELAANAATHGRVRGRDFRLALVVRPDVLRIEVTDTRGDELPRLREPSAEAAAGRGLLLVEAFADRWGVASGPVPRKTVWAELALPGR, translated from the coding sequence GTGAACCATCAGATGACCTCCCGACTCGCCCCGTCCGCCCCGCACTTCACGGTGTTGCTGTCGGCCACTCCGCGCGGGGCGCGACTCGCCCGCCTGCTCGCCGCCGAGTGGCTGCGCGCCCGGGAACTGCCGTACCGGGTCACCGAGAGCGCCGCGCACGTCGTCGCCGAACTCGCCGCGAACGCCGCCACCCACGGCCGGGTCCGCGGGCGGGACTTCCGCCTCGCGCTCGTCGTCCGGCCGGACGTCCTCCGGATCGAGGTCACGGACACCCGGGGAGACGAACTCCCGCGGCTCCGGGAGCCTTCCGCCGAGGCCGCCGCCGGGCGCGGCCTGCTCCTCGTCGAGGCGTTCGCCGACCGCTGGGGTGTCGCCTCCGGTCCCGTCCCCCGGAAGACCGTCTGGGCCGAACTCGCCCTGCCGGGCCGCTGA
- a CDS encoding helix-turn-helix domain-containing protein: MSVEDGAGARRLEDEPDEPGWEVDPDDDWGVAVVATVGRQLRLRREAVGMRAADFGVAVGYGEDMVYKLECGKRIPRPEFLDRADEVLAAGGLLAAMKEDVRKVRYPKKVRDLAKLEAMAVELQLYDPLNIHGLLQTPEYARGLLLMRRPAYTQDEVEGMVAGRMARKAVFARDPAPELGFVVEEWTLRRPLGGRASLRGQLAHLLEVARSRNVELQVMPMDREEHAGVDGGIEVLKFGDGTAVGRSPVVANGRPVTERRQLHILEMRYGIIRAQALTPRESTALIEQLLGET; this comes from the coding sequence ATGTCGGTGGAGGACGGGGCCGGGGCACGGCGACTCGAGGACGAGCCGGACGAGCCGGGCTGGGAGGTCGACCCGGACGACGACTGGGGCGTGGCCGTCGTCGCCACCGTGGGACGGCAGTTGAGGCTGCGGCGGGAGGCGGTCGGGATGCGCGCCGCCGACTTCGGGGTGGCGGTCGGCTACGGCGAGGACATGGTTTACAAGCTCGAATGCGGGAAGCGCATCCCGCGTCCCGAGTTCCTGGACAGGGCGGACGAGGTCCTGGCCGCGGGCGGCCTGCTCGCGGCCATGAAGGAGGACGTGCGCAAGGTCCGGTACCCGAAGAAGGTACGGGACCTGGCGAAGCTGGAGGCGATGGCGGTGGAGCTCCAGCTCTACGACCCGCTCAACATCCACGGGCTTCTGCAGACACCCGAGTACGCGCGCGGGCTGCTCCTGATGCGGCGCCCCGCGTACACCCAGGACGAGGTGGAGGGGATGGTGGCCGGCCGGATGGCCCGCAAGGCCGTGTTCGCGCGGGACCCGGCCCCCGAACTCGGCTTCGTCGTGGAGGAGTGGACGCTCCGGCGCCCGCTGGGCGGCCGGGCCTCGCTACGCGGCCAGCTCGCACACCTGCTGGAGGTCGCACGGTCGCGGAACGTCGAGCTGCAGGTGATGCCGATGGACCGTGAGGAGCACGCCGGAGTGGACGGCGGTATCGAGGTGCTGAAGTTCGGGGACGGAACGGCGGTCGGGCGATCCCCGGTCGTGGCCAACGGCCGCCCGGTGACCGAGCGGAGACAGCTTCATATCCTGGAGATGCGGTATGGCATCATCCGGGCTCAGGCCCTCACGCCGCGTGAGTCGACCGCCCTCATCGAGCAACTGCTGGGAGAGACATGA
- a CDS encoding DUF397 domain-containing protein, producing the protein MIRTLSTGDASEPVWFKSSYSSGSEGDSCVEVATTPGTVHVRDSKCLDGPRLAVGRGAWSGFVAYASDAH; encoded by the coding sequence ATGATTCGCACCCTCTCGACCGGGGACGCCTCCGAACCGGTCTGGTTCAAGAGCAGTTACAGCAGCGGCAGCGAAGGCGACTCCTGCGTCGAGGTCGCCACCACCCCCGGCACCGTGCACGTCCGCGACTCCAAGTGCCTCGACGGTCCCCGGCTCGCGGTCGGGCGGGGTGCGTGGAGCGGCTTCGTCGCCTACGCCTCGGACGCCCACTGA